AAAATCTGCGCGCGCGGGCCAATCCCAAAAGCACCACCGGCCGGCTCGATGTCTTTACCCGTGTCGTGACGGATTTGAATGCGGGCTTCGACGAAATCCGTTCCGGTTATCACGGGCCCCTGTTCCTCGAAGTCGTGCCTCGTTCGTTCGCGGTCAAAGTCCGCACCGGCCAATCGCTGAATCAGATCCGGTTCGTCCGCGGCGAAGCCACCGTCAGCGATGCGTCGCTGAAGACGCTGCACAGCAAATCCCCGCTGCTCTATCACAACAGCCCGACCAGAAAAGTACTGGGACAACGCGAGTTCCGCGCCGAGCGCGGGCTCTTCCTGCGCATCGACCTGAAAGGCGACGACCGGACGGACTCGGGCATCATCGGCTATCGGGCCAAGAAGAACAGCCACGTCATCGATCTGGCCAAGGTCGGGCACTATAGCGCCGCAGATTTCTGGGAACCGCTCCATCGGCACCGGCATGACAGCCTGCTCCTGGAACCCGAAGAGTTTTACATCCTCGCCTCCAAGGAACGGATTCGTGTGCCGGCCGGATACGCCGCTGAGATGGTCGCGTACGAAGCAGCCTGCGGAGAGCTGCGCACACACTACGCCGGATTCTTCGACCCGGGCTTCGGGTATGGAGCAAAAGGAGAGATCAAAGGGACGCAAGTGGTGTTGGAAGTCCGCCCCCACGATGTGCCATTTTTGATCCACGACGGGCAGACATTTTTTAAGGTTGTATATGACCGCATGCTCGACGTACCCTCACAGCTCTACGGCACCACGTTAGGATCGTCGTATCAAGGGCAAGCGCTCACACTCAGCAAACATTTCAAAGTGTAACCATGGCACCTACAGACCTTCCGCAAAAAGATCCCGCTCCGGCTTCGTCGCCGGGCCATGTGGACGGCGAGACGAGCGAAGACAAGCAACTCAGCGTCGCCGGCATGATGACCGGCACCGCGCTGATTTTTATCGGCTTTCTGAATGTCTTTCTGTCGATCAGCGGCGGATTTGAAATCAATGCCGTCCCCTTGCTGATCTACTTCGGCGGAATCGCCGTGTGGGCCAATGCCGTGATCGAGAATCCCACCTGGCGCTATAGCGTCATGATCGTCGCGATCGCGATCGGCTTGGGCTTCTTCCACTACGGCGAAGTGCTCTTCTGGCACAAACAAGTCGTCTTCTGGACGACCGTGGTCGTCGTCATGTACTTCATGTTCAGAGAACCGAAAACGCCGGACCGGTAGTACGACCGCTGTCCGCCGCCGCCGGACCATCTCGACAAGCTGCCCAGATGACCATCGCCGTCATCATCCCCACCCTGAATGAATCCTCGACGATTGCGCGCACCCTGACACACACCGTCGCCTTGGGATTCGACGAAATTGTCGTCAGTGACGGCGGCAGCACCGATCCTACGCTCCAGATGGTCCAAGCCTGCTGTGCCAGAGTGCCGGTCGTACGGTTAGTCACCGCACCGACCGGCCGAGCCCGGCAACTGAATGAAGGCGTGAAAGCCTGCCGCAGCGACATCCTGCTGTTTCTCCATGCCGACACGGAACTTCCGCCGCATGCGAAAACGGCGATTGAATCCGCAGTGAAGAATCCTCAGATCGTCGGCGGGCGGTTCGATGTCCGCTTCGATCGTCCGTCCCGATGGGGCACGATCATCAGCTGGCTCATGAACCGGCGCTCACGTCTCACCGGCATCGCCACCGGCGACCAGGCCATGTTCGTCCGCCGTCAGATCTTTGAACAGATGGGCGGCTTCCCGAATATTCCGCTGATGGAAGATATTGCATTCAGCCGGCATTTGAAACGTCGGGGGCCAACCGCCGCGCTCGCGGATCGCGTCACGACCTCGTTCCGGCGCTGGGAGAAAAACGGGCCTCTGCGCACAATTTTCTTGATGTGGACGCTGCGCTTCCTGTATTGGCTGGGGGTCAGCCCCACTCGACTCAACCAATGGTATCGTGCAGTCCGATAAGCGTATGAACAAACCATCACCCAAATCGTCCCAGTCTGCATCGACACAACCACCGTCCGCCGCCCTGGTGATCTTCGCGAAGGCGCCTGTCCCGGGCCAAGTGAAGACCCGCCTGTGCCCGCCGTTGACGCCTGACGAAGCCGCCACTCTGCACGGCAGCTTTGTCATCGACATGCTTGAGCGCACCAAAGTCGCCACGGCAAAGCTGAAGTTACCCTTTGATCGTTACCTGGCCTGCGCGCCATCCTCCACACTGGTCTTCTTCCAGATCATGGAAGAGCGGCAGAGCGTGAAGCTAATTGATCAAGTCGGCGACGATCTAGGTGCGCGCATGCAGCAGGCGTTCGCGACCCTCTTCGGGAAGGGCTATCAACGGGTCTTCATCGTCGGCGCCGATGTCCCGTCGCTGCCGCTCGATCATTATAAGCAGGCCCTGGCTCTGCTGGATGCCCACGACGTCGTCTTAGGACCGGCACTAGACGGCGGATATTATTTGATCGGCCTCACGCAACCCCGGCCCGAACTCTTCGCCGACATTGTCTGGTCGACCGATCGCGTACTCGTGGCCACACAGGAGAAAGCTGTCGGCCTCGGCTTGAAGGTGGCGTTGCTTCCTGCCTGGCGCGATGTTGATACCATCGACGATCTCCAGGCATTGATGGACGCTAGCGCTGCGGACGCAAAGAAGCCGAAAACTGAGCAGGTCTTTTCAGCACGCACCGCCGGTGCGCTCCAGCATCTGGCCAAGCGCTTACGGGCAAAGACATAACCACCACTTTCACCACGGACATCGACCATGAACGAACGTGTCGCACTCATCACCGGCGGAGCGAAAGGCATCGGGCGTGGGATCGCATTGGACCTGGCTGCGCAGCATTGGAAAGTCGCTATCTGCTACCGCACCAGTGAAGCCGAGGCGCAGAAGACTGCGCTGGCCATCACCGAGCGCGGCGGGCAGGCGCTGGCCATTCGCTGTGATGTCGCAGACCCCGCGGCGGCCAAAGACCTCGTGACTCAGGTTGAACACACGTGGGGCGGCATCGATGTCCTCGTCAACGGCGCCGGGCCCTACCACCGCGTGAATCTGTTCGAAGAGACGATCGAGGGATGGAACGAAATGTTCGACGGCAATCTCCACCCCATCTTCTATCTGGCCAAAGCCATCGCGCCGGGCATGAAAGCCCGAAAATCCGGCCGCATCATCAATTTCAGCATGGCCAATGCGGAACAGATGATCTCGCAACCGGATGTCACGGCACACTACATTGCCAAAGCCGGCGTGCTCATCCTGACCAGGACGCTCGCCAAGTTGCTGGCGCCGCACGGCATCACCGTAAATGCGATTTCGCCGGGCTTCATCGATTCCGGCAGCGCGCCGCCGGAAGAACTGGCCGGCATGACGAAACGGATTCCCGCTGGCTATATCGGCACTATCGACGACACCGTCGCCGCCGTGCGCTACTTATTGAGTGAGGATGCGCGCTACGTGAACGGCGCGAACATTCAGATCAGCGGGGCATGGGGAATATAGGGAAATGGGACTGTACCCGTGGCGCTTCCTTGCTCACTGAACGCGCACCCGGAACAATCGAAACCTTAGATTAAGGGCGGTGCTCGCTCAATGTGCGCAGGGAAACCGCCACGGGCACAGTCCCTGAGAGAGAAGAGGGAGACTAGAAGAAATGAAAACGGATCAAGAACGCGAAGCCCATCATCGATTTGTCCAAGCGCTCCAGCATGAGCATCTGACCTGCTCCAAGCCCGGTTGTGGCGGAGCGATGGATGTCGCCGACCTCACTCCGCATAATGCCCGCATCAAGGCCTATGAAGCGACGTGCGAACGCTGTCATATGGTAGAAAAGATCACGGGCAAGGAGGAGCACTCACCGGCTTGGGACGTGGCTTCGATCACGATGATGGCCGAAGTACACCTCCTGCATGATCAGCCAACCTGTCCGTTCGACGACACCCCCATCACCTTCATCTCCATGCCGAATCCCAGGCGAAAAGGCCGTTACCGACTCACCTGCTTCTACTGCGGGCGTCATACGGAAATGAACTGGCCGCCGCCGGAAGCGAAAGGATAGACCGCCCTTCTCTCAACGCGGCACCAAACAAGAAAGCCGGCGGGTACTCCAACGAGCACCCCGCCGGCTTCCGTTTTACCGTTATCTATAACCCGCGAGTGACGACCGCCTACTTGCCGAACGCTTTCTTCAGCAGCGGCTCCATCTCACCCTTCTTTTCCATCGGATCGAGAATGTCGGTGTCGCCATAGAACGTCCCGTCGATGAACACCTTGGGCAGCGTCGGCCAATTGGTCATCTTAGTGAGGGCCTCCCGCTTGGTCGGCTGCGAGAGCACATCGATCAGTTCATACGGGTATCCGTACTTCTCGAAAAACTGCATCGTCTCGCGCGTGAATCCGCACATCGGCATGGTCTTCGTCCCCTTGCCGTAGATCAGGATCTTATGCGCTTTGACTTCCTTCTGGATTTCGTCTTCTATCGGTTCGGCCATCGTATCCTCCTATGCTTCGTCTTTAGTGCGGGCCGTCAATTCCAACGCATGGATCCGCCCATCCTTCAATGGCACATCCAGTGCCTGATAGATGAGCCTGTGCCGATCCAGCAGATTCTTCTCCCGAAACGCCTCCGACACCACGATCACTTTCAAGTGATCCATCGTCCCGGTGCGATCGGTGACCGTCACCGCCGCATCCGGCATACTCTTCAGAACGTACTCAGTCAACACTTCCGGTGTGATCATGCCCTGCCTCCGTCTAGTGGATGAGAATACCCGAGGGGGGACTGGAAACGCAATTCACTTAGCCAGCCCCTCACCCACCTAGCGAACGACACAACTTCTTGCTCCTATTGGCGATCCCTACGAGCGACTCCCCCCACTGCATTCCGTTACACCTGGTGCCTATGCACCAACCGTGGTGGTGCATAGGCACCACCACACATCGAACCCGTAGATTGGCCAACCGCAATCGATTCATTTGCAGCGGGTTTTCATCACCTCCTGCGAGGCATCGAGATTGCTCATTGGCACAGTAGGAGAACGACCATGAACCAGACATCCTCAACACCGCCCATCACTCACCATCAAGGAGGCTACCATGGCTGAATTCAAATCAGGGTTCTTTGTCGGAGGAGATGCGTGCAACGGGCGAGTCCTTGTCGTGGACGATGAGCCGGACATCCGCAAAGTCGTGAAAATGACCTTGCAGAAAGCTGGCTATGACGTGCTGGAAGCCGAAAATGGCGAGAAGGCCATTGAGACCATCAACAGCGGAGAAAACCGGCTGCTGCTTGACATCATGATCTGCGATATCCGCATGCCGAAGGTCAACGGAATCGAAGCGATCGCCTATTTCCGGCAGAATTATCCCCGTGTGCCGCTGATTGTCCTGACCGGGTTCCCCGATACCGACATGGCGACGTCCTTACTCAGGCAGGGCGTGGTCGACTATCTAGTGAAGCCCGTTGAAGGCGAAAAACTCAAAGCCGCCGTCGCCCGCGCGATGGAGCAGCGTGAGCTCGCGCCCTTATGAAATCATCAGCGCCGCGATTATCTGAGCAGGATCAGCCGGGGAGGATCATGCAGCGGCCCTCCCCGGCCCCACGAGAAAAGGATTCCGCCGCCCCTATGCCGACCACGCACCCAACAGACGTGACGCCCACCAAAATTGCGATTCTTGGAGCAGGACGAGGAGGGGTCGCCCTCCTCGACCTGCTCCACCAAATGCCGGCCATCGAAATCATCGGCATCACCGACTGCAACCCCAACGCACCCGGCCTGCAACGAGCCCGCGAACTGCGCGTGCCGGTCGCGCCCCACATCACCGCGCTCATCCAAAGCCACGGCGTGCAGCTAATTCTCGACGTAACCGGCGACCCCGCATTAGGAGCGATCCTCCGCAACCACGCCCGGCCCGAAGCCGATGTGCTCAGTGGCTCAGCATCCCGCATGCTCTGGGAACTCGTTCAACATGAATCGATCTTGCAGGCGGAACTGCTTCACGCCGAAAAACTCGCGGGGATCGGCTCCTTCGCCGCAGGCATTGCCCACGACATCAATAACCCACTGCAGCTGATTCTCGGACTCGCAGAAAATCTGGAAGACGAGACCGACCTTGCAACCATTCACGAGCAAGCCGCTGACATCATTACCGCCGTCAAACGCACGACGGCTATCTGCCGGGACTTGACGTCCTACACCCGACGCTCCGCCTCTCACAATCATAGCCTGGTTCCTCTCAGCGCCAGGCTTGACGAAGCTCTCAAGATTGCCCGGTATGCCGTAGGGCTTCACGATATCGACATCGTAAAACGCTATACTCCCGACGCCGCCGCCTCAGGCAATCCAGACGAACTGCTCCACGTCTTCGTCAATCTCATCACCAACGCCATCCAAGCCATGGACAGCGGCGGGACCTTGACACTGCGCACGGCCATCGAACCGGATACGGTGCTCGTGCAAGTCTCCGACACCGGCTGCGGCATCCCGCCCGATCTCTTCAACGCGATTTTCGAACCCTTTTTCACCACCAAACCACCTGGGAAAGGCACCGGCTTAGGCTTGTATAACATCAAGCACGTCATCCACCAGATGCACGGGGCGATTGCCGTGACCAGCGACGTCGGCATCGGCAGCACCTTTACCATCACCTTGCCACGAACAGCACAGGCGTGATCCCATGACAACACCAAGGCTGGCACGCCCGCACCACACACCGAGAGAGATACGGTGGGGGCTGAAAGCCAAACTCATCCTCTCGATGCTCTTCGTCGGCATCGTCCCGCTCGTCATCGGATTGGGCATGGCCTTTTGGCAAGGGTCGCAAGAAATCCGCGACGTCAACGGCGAAAGTTTTAAGGCCCTCGCAACCGAGGCCGCCCGCAAACTCGACCTACTCGTTGCCGACGAAGTCACCCGGACATCGCGCATTGCCAGTGAGCCTGCGATCGTGCAAGAACTCGAGCACCGCCGGGATCGACTGCACGTCCCGCCTCCGCCTGCCGCCTCACCGGCCGACTCCGACGCGGAAGCCCGCTGGGCCGCGCATGATCCGGAGCTGGTGGCACAGATTACCGGAGGCCCCCTCGCCACACTGCTGCAGGAATACTACACTGGAATCCACAGCGCCCCCGACCAACTGCTGCCCCAAGTCGTCCGGTCCGCCACCAAAATGCTGTTCCTGACCGACGTTCAGGGCACGCTGGTAGCGGCCATGACCGCCACCCCCGCATTTCGGCACAACCACACCGCGTGGTGGCAAGGCGCCTACAACCAAGGGGCAGGAAAACTCTACATTGAAGATGTTCACTTTGATGAAAAGATCAACGCGTATGCGTTCACCATTTCTATCCC
Above is a window of Nitrospira lenta DNA encoding:
- a CDS encoding 2'-deoxycytidine 5'-triphosphate deaminase, with the translated sequence MSKTPTQGILPYQDIKQLIVTGALTASPAIEDRQIQPASLDLRLGRKAYRLISSFLPELSPISSRLDVLDFYQSDLVMYEMDLTEGAILEKGHVYLVPLLEHLKLPKNLRARANPKSTTGRLDVFTRVVTDLNAGFDEIRSGYHGPLFLEVVPRSFAVKVRTGQSLNQIRFVRGEATVSDASLKTLHSKSPLLYHNSPTRKVLGQREFRAERGLFLRIDLKGDDRTDSGIIGYRAKKNSHVIDLAKVGHYSAADFWEPLHRHRHDSLLLEPEEFYILASKERIRVPAGYAAEMVAYEAACGELRTHYAGFFDPGFGYGAKGEIKGTQVVLEVRPHDVPFLIHDGQTFFKVVYDRMLDVPSQLYGTTLGSSYQGQALTLSKHFKV
- a CDS encoding TIGR04283 family arsenosugar biosynthesis glycosyltransferase, which translates into the protein MTIAVIIPTLNESSTIARTLTHTVALGFDEIVVSDGGSTDPTLQMVQACCARVPVVRLVTAPTGRARQLNEGVKACRSDILLFLHADTELPPHAKTAIESAVKNPQIVGGRFDVRFDRPSRWGTIISWLMNRRSRLTGIATGDQAMFVRRQIFEQMGGFPNIPLMEDIAFSRHLKRRGPTAALADRVTTSFRRWEKNGPLRTIFLMWTLRFLYWLGVSPTRLNQWYRAVR
- a CDS encoding TIGR04282 family arsenosugar biosynthesis glycosyltransferase encodes the protein MNKPSPKSSQSASTQPPSAALVIFAKAPVPGQVKTRLCPPLTPDEAATLHGSFVIDMLERTKVATAKLKLPFDRYLACAPSSTLVFFQIMEERQSVKLIDQVGDDLGARMQQAFATLFGKGYQRVFIVGADVPSLPLDHYKQALALLDAHDVVLGPALDGGYYLIGLTQPRPELFADIVWSTDRVLVATQEKAVGLGLKVALLPAWRDVDTIDDLQALMDASAADAKKPKTEQVFSARTAGALQHLAKRLRAKT
- a CDS encoding SDR family NAD(P)-dependent oxidoreductase, coding for MNERVALITGGAKGIGRGIALDLAAQHWKVAICYRTSEAEAQKTALAITERGGQALAIRCDVADPAAAKDLVTQVEHTWGGIDVLVNGAGPYHRVNLFEETIEGWNEMFDGNLHPIFYLAKAIAPGMKARKSGRIINFSMANAEQMISQPDVTAHYIAKAGVLILTRTLAKLLAPHGITVNAISPGFIDSGSAPPEELAGMTKRIPAGYIGTIDDTVAAVRYLLSEDARYVNGANIQISGAWGI
- a CDS encoding glutaredoxin family protein, which codes for MAEPIEDEIQKEVKAHKILIYGKGTKTMPMCGFTRETMQFFEKYGYPYELIDVLSQPTKREALTKMTNWPTLPKVFIDGTFYGDTDILDPMEKKGEMEPLLKKAFGK
- a CDS encoding BolA/IbaG family iron-sulfur metabolism protein, translated to MITPEVLTEYVLKSMPDAAVTVTDRTGTMDHLKVIVVSEAFREKNLLDRHRLIYQALDVPLKDGRIHALELTARTKDEA
- a CDS encoding response regulator, with the translated sequence MAEFKSGFFVGGDACNGRVLVVDDEPDIRKVVKMTLQKAGYDVLEAENGEKAIETINSGENRLLLDIMICDIRMPKVNGIEAIAYFRQNYPRVPLIVLTGFPDTDMATSLLRQGVVDYLVKPVEGEKLKAAVARAMEQRELAPL
- a CDS encoding sensor histidine kinase, yielding MPTTHPTDVTPTKIAILGAGRGGVALLDLLHQMPAIEIIGITDCNPNAPGLQRARELRVPVAPHITALIQSHGVQLILDVTGDPALGAILRNHARPEADVLSGSASRMLWELVQHESILQAELLHAEKLAGIGSFAAGIAHDINNPLQLILGLAENLEDETDLATIHEQAADIITAVKRTTAICRDLTSYTRRSASHNHSLVPLSARLDEALKIARYAVGLHDIDIVKRYTPDAAASGNPDELLHVFVNLITNAIQAMDSGGTLTLRTAIEPDTVLVQVSDTGCGIPPDLFNAIFEPFFTTKPPGKGTGLGLYNIKHVIHQMHGAIAVTSDVGIGSTFTITLPRTAQA